CTACGTCGAGGAGACGATCGAGCAGGGCGCGACGCTCGAAACCGGCGGCGACAACGACGGCCTGTTCGTCGAGCCGACGGTGCTCTCCGGCGTCACCAACGAGATGGCGGCGGCGTGCAACGAGCACTTCGGGCCCATCGCCCCCGTCATCCCCTTCAGCGACGACGAGGAGGCCATCGAGATCGCCAACGACACCCAGTACGGGCTCGCAGGCTCCGTTCACTCCGCGGACCGCGGGCACGCCCGCGACGTCG
This genomic interval from Salifodinibacter halophilus contains the following:
- a CDS encoding aldehyde dehydrogenase family protein, which gives rise to YVEETIEQGATLETGGDNDGLFVEPTVLSGVTNEMAAACNEHFGPIAPVIPFSDDEEAIEIANDTQYGLAGSVHSADRGHARDV